From the genome of Chloroflexota bacterium, one region includes:
- a CDS encoding SIR2 family protein, producing MVRATGSIAITLNLPSKVSSLRGALQALHDAGRAYHVVIHTVAEELNGKVLFWPNRKSSPKHVSTTELDLVLPRAFIVYKIHGAVDPFDASRDQYVITEDDYVDFMGRLTTNSAIPPIFTEHFDESHFLFLGYGLGDWHLRVVLSGIARRARWRDNIASWAIQRDVSDLEKHLWEKRGVTLFDLPLEAFARKLRGAQDEG from the coding sequence GTGGTACGCGCAACAGGCTCAATAGCGATCACCCTTAACCTACCCTCAAAGGTGTCCAGCCTGAGGGGCGCACTTCAGGCACTTCACGATGCAGGCAGAGCCTACCACGTAGTCATCCATACCGTTGCAGAAGAACTAAATGGCAAAGTATTGTTTTGGCCTAACCGTAAATCCTCACCTAAACATGTTTCTACTACAGAGCTCGATTTAGTATTGCCAAGAGCATTTATCGTGTATAAGATTCACGGCGCTGTTGACCCATTTGATGCTTCCCGAGATCAGTACGTAATCACTGAAGATGATTACGTCGACTTCATGGGGCGGCTGACTACTAATTCAGCAATTCCGCCTATTTTCACAGAACATTTTGATGAAAGCCACTTCCTATTCCTGGGCTATGGCCTAGGTGACTGGCATCTACGGGTCGTGTTGAGTGGCATAGCTAGGCGTGCTCGATGGCGAGACAACATTGCATCTTGGGCAATTCAGCGGGATGTTAGTGATTTGGAAAAACACTTGTGGGAAAAGCGCGGGGTTACTCTTTTCGACCTGCCGCTCGAAGCGTTTGCCCGCAAACTACGAGGGGCACAAGATGAAGGCTGA